DNA sequence from the Staphylococcus epidermidis genome:
TAATGATATTGGGATAAACCTCTTTAATAGATGTTATTGCTTGTTCAATTTCATTAATTGTAATTGATGGACGTTGATCATATCCTTTTGATCGTTGAATTGCTACAACTTTTGTATTGTCATTAATTGCAGTGATGACTTTAGGAATATCAATTCGACCGTCACGTAATTCGACTTCATTATAGCGAACACCATATTCTTTAAGACTTTCAACACCATTGCCATTTATACCAATGACTTCTAGAAGTGTATCATATGGACTACCTGTAATATAAAGTAGTTCATCATTGTTTTTTAACGTACTTTGTAAAGCTAAAGTAATAGCATGAGTACCTGAAATAATTTGAGGTCTTACAAGTGCGTCATCTGCTTTAAATGTGTGCGCATAAATTTGTTCTAAATGGTCTCTCCCAAAATCATCATATCCATAACCCGTAGACCCCTGTAAATCACTTTCGCTAGCTTTAACATGGTGAAAAGCATTTAAGACCTTTTCCTGATTAAATAATGCACGCTTTTCAATTTTTCTAAAGTAAGGAATAAGTGTGTTTTCAACTTCTTCAACTAAATTGCTAAAATCTTGCATAATCTGTCTTCCTTTTTATAATTTTTTAAATCCTTTGATACGATAAGATGCTTGTGTTTCGTCAAATATTAATTCAGTAACAAGCGTGTGTTGTTTAAGAAAATATAATCTATCTGCATCAGCACTATCTACAATTTCTTCGTATGGGCTGAGACTATTTTTTATTTCTTGAATTACTAAATTTTTCACCTTTTGTTTATCATTTTCATCACGACTAGATACAAAAACATGCGCAGATTTAGATACAGGTACATCCATCTGTTCGTTACATAAGTCTTTTTTATTAAAAATAACTACTTGTGGAATATGGTCCATATCTAAATCATTAATAATTTGATTTACAGTGTCAATTTGAGTACGGTATTCCGAATGACTTGCATCGACGACATGCATAAGTACGTCTGCACCTTTAGCTTCTTCTAGTGTAGATTTAAACGCAGCCACCAATGTCGTTGGTAATTTCTGAATAAATCCTACCGTATCAGAAATAATTAAATTAAATCCTTCATTCACTTGTATTTGTCGTGTTTTGGGATCTAATGTTGCAAACAAAATATTTTTTTCATAGGTCTCCTCATTAGCTAAAACATTAAACCATGACGATTTTCCTGCATTTGTATAACCAACTAAAGCGATTTGAAAAACTTGATTTTGTTCACGTTTATTTCTATATCTTTCCCGATGATCCACGACCGTTTTTAATTGATGTTTAATCTCATTCATACGTGTTCTAATATGGCGACGATCCATTTCTAATTTTGTTTCACCTGGGCCTCTTGTTCCTATGCCACCACCAAGACGAGATAGGCTTTTACCATGACCATGTAGTCTTGGTAACAAATAATCGAGTTGTGCAAGTTCTACTTGTAGCTTTCCCTCTCTACTTCTCGCTCGCAACGCGAATATCTCTAAAATTAATTGGGTTCTATCGATGATTTTAATGCCCAAATTATCATTTAACGTTTTAGACTGTGCCGTCGTTAATTCATCGTTGGTTACGACAACATCTATATCATGGAATTCTATGAAAGATTTTATTTCATCGATTTTTCCTTTTCCAACATAATATTTATGGTCAAATTGCTCTCTATTTTGAGTGATTTGTCCTTTAACATTAAGTTGGCAAGTTTGTGATAAAGCATCGAGCTCTTCCATAGTAGATTCAAAATTAAATTGACGATCCGTTTGAGCATGTACACCGATTAATACAGCAGTTTCTCGTTTATTTTTTGTTTTATAAGTCGCATGCTGTGTCACGTTATACATCTCCTTTTAAAAGTTACTCAAGACATTTTATCATAGAGTGTGAACAAAGACTAACTACACAAATTGTGTTAAATTAGATGTATATCGAAAGGGTGATAAAATGGAAAGTATTTATGATTTTGTTGTACAAAAAAACAATGGTGAAAGTTATAAATTAGAGCAGTATAAGGGTGACGTTATGCTTATTGTCAACACTGCTAGCGAATGTGGTTTTACACCTCAATTCGAAGGTTTACAGAAGTTATATGATGAGTATAAGGATCAAGGATTTATTATTTTAGGATTTCCATGTAACCAATTTGGCGGTCAAGAACCAGGATCGGGAGAAGAAGCTGCTCAAAATTGCAAAATTAACTATGGTGTGACTTTCCCTATTCATGAAAAAGTTGATGTTAAAGGTGATAATCAACATCCATTATTTCACTTTTTAACAAACGCTGCTAAAGGTATGATAAACGAAAAAATCAAATGGAATTTCACTAAATTCCTAATCGACCGTGAAGGTAATGTGATTAAACGTTTCTCCCCTCAAAAGAAACCGGAACAAATTAAGACTGAAATTGAAAAATTACTATAATAAATTTTAACAAGAAAATGCTTCATCTAATGTTTTTGAACTGAATTAATGAATTCAATATTTACATTAGATGAAGCATTTTTTATTACAAACATTCCTTGGTTTGTGTTAAAGTGCTACGTTTAAAACATGTGCTTCAATATTTAATAACATTCTTAAATAAGTCGAAATCTGACTTCTATTGAGGTGATGCATTATGAATGCACTTTGATTACAACTTTTTATTCTTCACTATTCACTTCAGTTGCTTCAGACGATTCATTATCTACAGTGAAAGTGCTGATCGCATGTTTGTAAATCAGATGTTGCTTACCCTGAGAATTTAAACTTACAACATATTTGTCATAATTTTCAACGACACCTTTCATTTGAAAGCCATTTAAAAAGAAAATTGTGACTTCAGTTTTTTCCGATTTAAAGTTCTCTAGTGCTTGGTCTTGGATGTTTTCGTTTGCAATCATGGTTAGAACTCCTTTTATTTATTTGGGTTGTAATCTCATCTAACATCATTTGAAGTGACATCCTTTCTTTATTTAACCAATGAACATTCATTTTATTTTTAAACCAAGTCAACTGTCTTTTAGCATATTGTCGAGAATGCTGTTTTAATTTCTCTACAGCATTTTCCATGCTTATATTTCCCTTAATAACGGGTACAAGCTCTTTATACCCAATGGCTTGCATACTTTGACTCGCTTCAAAACCTTGTTCAACGAGATGTTGCACTTCATTAAATAATCCGTGGCCCAACATAATATCAACACGTTTATTTATTCTTAAATATAATGTTTCACGCGACATTTCAATCCCTATTAATAATGTATCATAATTTTCAGTAAATTGTTGCACTTTCTTGCGAGAACTTAAAAGTTTTTTTGTTTTCAAATAATATTCTATTGCTCGCAACACTCTTTTTCTGTTATTAGGATGTATATCCTTGGCTGATTCTTTGTCGAATGAAGCTAAATATTCGTGGAGCTTATTATTATTTAGATGCTCAAGTTCTTTTAACTTTAATTTAACTTGTTTCATTTTATCTTCAGATATGGATTCATCTTCAAAAGCATAGTTGTATAAGAGAGATTGTATATATAGTCCTGTTCCTCCTGCTATAATAGGCACCTTGCCTCTTCTAGTAATATCTTTAATATATTTTTCTGCCCTTTTTTTAAATTCATATGCAGAAAAGGAAGCATCTGGAGGCAAAATATCTATCATATAATGTGGTATACCTTCCATTTCTTCAGTTGTAACTTTTGCTGTACCAATATCCATTCCTTGATAGACCTGCATTGAATCTCCGCTAATAATTTCTCCATTAAATTTTTTAGCAACTTCAATACTTAACTCAGTTTTACCTGAAGCAGTTGGACCTACAATAACGATTAAAAAAGGCTTTGTCATTTCAGTCATTTAAGATTCACTCACTTTTGTTTTTTCAAAATTTGCTTTTCCATCCATTCAAACATGTGTTGCCATGTTTTCAAATAATCTTCTTCAAATAATATTTCATGACGCTTATGTTTATATAGTTGTACTGTTATATGTTTAATACCTGCTCTTTTATATAATCTAGCTAAATGCTTTATACCTTTACCATATTCACCAAAAGGATCATCTTTCCCAGAAATAAATAGTATAGGTAGTTCTTTGTCCATTCTTTTTAGTTGTTGTCGTTCTACTGTCTTCATCATGGTCTTTAAAGTTTGATAAATGAGCTGATTAGATACTTTGAATCCACAAAATTCATCTTCCACAAATTTATCAACTTCATCCTGACGTGTAGAAATCCAATCACTATCTGTTCGAGGTTGAGTGATTTTTTTATTGAAAGTTTTATTCAATAATTGATTCACCCACTTGAGTCGACGTCGTTTCCCAAAAATAAATGTAACTAACTTCATTGCTAAACGTATTGGTACACCTTTCCACTTGGGGAACATACCTGTTCCTGTAAGAATTAAACCTTGAGCAATGTCAGGATACTTTTCAACAAATGATCTAGCAATAATGGAGCCCATTGAATGACCTATGATAATATAGGGTACATTGAGCTCTTCAAGATATAATGTCTCAATAATTTCATAAGCATCATCTACAATTTGATTCATGCTATTAAAATGACCACGTTCATTCTCATCTATTTCTTTACCATGTCCACGGTGATTATGTCTAACAACGTCATAACCTTGTGTATTTAAAGCCTCAACTAACTCTTGATAACGGTCCATATGTTCAGCCATGCCATGGAAAAGATGAACAATACCAATAGTACTCTTTTTTGCTTTATCAATTTTCACCTCTAACATTGTTCCATCTTCAACTGTTATTTTAAAATGACTTTGACTCACAACATCTGCCCCTATTCCTTTTTTTATTTGTTATGTCATTTATAGTACATCTACCTATATCATATTTAATATACCGTGTGTGAGATATCATATCAAATCGTACGCATATTGAGTTTATATAAGCTTATAGCATTAAAATAAAAAACTACTTGTAGATAAAAAGATCTATTCCATCTACAAGTAGTTTATTATAATCTATTAGATATTCAATCAATAGGAATGATTAAGCTTTAGTTGCAGGTTGATCATTACCTGTACGTGCCTCATCAATCGCAACTTCTACTTCTTCAGTATAAGCTTCTTTTTGAGTTTCACTATAATTAAGCATATCCGCCATAACATCTATCACAGCATTTTTATAATCTAACACATCTTGAATATTAAAGTATAATTTGCCAGAACGACGTACTAAGAAGTCAGTTGGTTTGTAAACCATTTCTTGTTGAATACTATAAACTAATTCAACATAAATTTCTAATGGTAATTTACTATCATGATATGGTGCCGTTTGAGCAATATTAAATAGTTGATCAACATTTGAACCATATTTACTTGCTAAGCGACGTGCCACATCTTCATCAATTCCAAATCCTTTAGCTGCATCAACTTTTTGTTCAACAAAGTGTTCAAAGTTTTTGCTTCCGCCAACGTCACCACCGGAAATTTTTAGATTTTTTGTGGCACATGATTCAAATTTCAATCCGTATTCTTGTTTTAAACGTTTAGCTAATAAATCAACAATTTCTAGTGCCATATGACGATAACCAGTTAATTTACCGCCTGCTATAGTTAATAATCCAGATTCACCTTCCCAAACTTCATCTTTACGTGAGATTTCAGAAGGATCTTTACCTTTTTCAAGAATTAGCGGACGAATACCAGCCCATGTTGATTCAATATCTTCATCTTTAACATTAACTGTTGGGAACATATAGTTAATTGCATTAATTAAGTAGTCTCTATCTTCTTGTGTTGTTAAAGGTGTTGCTTTTTCATTATCATAAAACGTGTCAGTTGTTCCTACATAAGCTTTTCCTTCACGTGGAATCGCAAAAATCATGCGTCCGTCTTTTTCAGTATCAAAGTAAACTGCTTGACCTAATGGGAATTTAGATTGATCTATAACAACGTGTACACCTTTAGTTAATCTTAATTGCTTATTGTTACGTGCATAATCGCCACTTCTCACTTCATCAACCCAAGGACCAGAAGCATTAATAACTTTTTTAGCTTTAATCGCATACGTTTCGCCATCAATCATATCCAATACTTCAATACCATTTACTTTCTTATTGGAATCATAAGTGAAGTGTTCTGATTTTGTATAATTAATGATTTCTGCTCCATTTTCAGCAGCTTTTTTCATAACTTCAATAGTTAAACGCGCATCATCAGTGCGGTATTCCACATAGTAGCCACCGCCTTTTAATCCATCACGTTTAACTAAAGGTTCTTTATTTAACGTTTCTTGCTTAGATAACATTTTTTTACGTTCGGATTTTTTGACACCAGCTAGACGATCGTACATAGCTAGTCCAATAGAAGTTGAGAATTTACCAAATGTACCACCTTTATGCATAGGTAAAAGCATCCATTCTGGTGTTGTCACATGTGGACCATTTTCATAAACAATAGCACGTTCTTTACCTGTTTCTGCAACTACCCCTACTTGCAGTTGTTTTAAATATCTTAAACCACCGTGTACAAGTTTAGTTGAGCGTGAACTTGTACCTTGTGCAAAGTCTTGCATCTCTACTAAAGCTACCTTCATCCCACGATTACTTGCATCTAAAGCAATACCTGCACCTGTAATACCGCCACCTACGATAACAACATCGTATTCAGTGTCTCTTAAATTCTTTTTAATATGATCCCTTTTCAATGTAGATAATGACATTATCTAAACGCCTCCTAGTTATAAATAAAAAACGAGAAATTTATCCCCACAATAACATTAAATTGTTTTGTACGAACAAATCTCTCGTTTCTCGATTTTCTTATTAACTTATCTAGATTATAACACAGTTAAGAAAATCAAGTCCATTTAAAGATTTAAAAAGTCTAATACATAGCTTAATCTTCTAATTTAAATACTTGAGTCGCCTTAACAGCTTTTTTCCAACCACTATAAAGTTTATGACGTTGATCTGCATCCATTTCTGGTTTGAACTCAGTTTGAAGTTTCCAACGTTCACGGATATCCTCTTTATCATCCCAGAATCCAACAGCTAATCCAGCTAAATATGCAGCACCAAGTGCTGTTGTTTCTTGGATTTCAGGTCTTTCAACAGATGAATTTACGATATCTGCTTGGAACTGCATAATGAAGTTATTTTTTACAGCACCACCATCAACGCGTAAATTTTGAACTTCAATACCTGAGTCCTTAGACATAGCTTCCATAACATCTCTTGTTTGATAGCACAAAGATTCTAATGTAGCACGAATGAAATGTTCTTTTTCCGTACCACGAGATAATCCGAAAATAGCACCTCTTGCTTCTGAATCCCAATAAGGTGTACCTAAACCAACAAATGCTGGAACCATATAAACACCCTCAGTTGACTCTACTCTTGAAGCATAGTTTTCGGTTTGTGGCGCAGAATTAATCATTCTCAAACCATCTCGTAGCCATTGGATAGCAGAACCAGATACGAAAATTGAACCTTCAAGTGCATAATTAACTTTTCCATCTAAACCGTATGCAATGGTTGTTAACAAGCCACTTTCTGACTTAACTGCTTCTTCACCAGTATTCATTAGCATAAATCCACCTGTGCCGTATGTATTTTTTACATCACCACGGTCAAAACATGCTTGACCAAATAATGCTGCTTGTTGGTCACCGGCAATACCAGCAATAGGTACTTCTTGACCAAAGAAGTGATAGTCGATAGTTTTCCCGTAAATTTCACTTGATTCTTTAACTTCAGGTAACATTTGTTTAGGAATATTTAAAAGTTCTAACAACTCATCATCCCATTTTAGGTCATAAATATTAAACATTAATGTACGACTTGCATTAGTGTAATCTGTAATATGAGCAGTACGTCCTGACAATTTCCATACTAACCATGAATCGATTGTTCCGAAGAGTAAATCACCATTTTCAGCTTTTTCTCTAGCACCTTCAACATGATCAAGAATCCATTTTACTTTAGTTCCCGCAAAGTACGGGTCTAAAAGTAAACCTGTTTTTTCTCTAAATGTTTCTTCATAACCCTGTTCCTTTAAATTTGTACAAATATCTTGTGTCTGACGTGATTGCCAAACGATAGCGTGATAGATTGGACGACCTGTATTTTTATCCCATACAACTGTCGTTTCACGTTGGTTTGTAATACCAATACCTTCAATTTGATTTGCATTAATATTGTTTTCATTAAGTAACTCAGCCATAACTGATAGAACAGATGTCCATATTTCATTAGCATCATGTTCTACCCAGCCTGGATGTGGAAAGTGTTGTTTAAATTCTCTTTGAGAAACACCTTTAATTTCTCCTTCTTTATTAAAAAGTATCGCACGTGAACTCGTAGTTCCTTGATCAATTGATAAAATATATTTTTCCATAGGTATATGACTCCTTCAAAAGTGAATAATGAATTCATTATCTAAACAATTATACATTCTAAAATGATAATTAAATAGACTTTTAAATGTGATTGTTCAACACTCATGAACATATCACGTTAATCATACGGTTATATATACGAATGCCATATGTTAATAAATTGATTCAATATCGTTGTTTTTATTTTGAGATATCTTATTTAGTATCACGCCAAGTATAAGTGTGAATATAAGTACAATTAAACCAATGAAACAACTAAAATTGAATGTTTGTTTATAAAACACTTCGTAAACAATCGCACCTAACATACCACCTGCCATGGGTCCCAGAACGGGTACAATTGCGTAAGACCAGTTAGATTTACCTTTACCATGAATTGGCAAAATAGCATGTGCAATACGTGGTGCTAGGTCACGGGCTGGATTAATAGCGTAACCAGTAGTACCTCCTAAGCTTAAACCAATTGCTATGATAAGACTACCAACAATAATTGGATTTAAACCATCAGCAATTTTATTAACCCCGATAAATAAAATTCCTAATGTTAAAGCCATAGTCCCGATAATCTCACTTAAAAAGTTAGCAAAATAATTTTTAATGGCTGGTGCTGTTGAAAATACACCTAATTTGACTGCTGGATCTTCTGTAACTTTCCAGTGTGGTAAATACATTAACCATACAAAAACTCCACCAACAATACCGCCAAGCATTTGACAAACAATATAGCCCGGTACTTGCGCCCAGCTAAATCCACCATCCATGGCTAAAGCAACTGTTACAGCTGGATTTAAATGTGCACCAGAAAACGTTCCAACAGCATAAACGCCCATTGTTACTGCCAAACCCCAACCAAATGCAATAACAATCCAATCTGCACCGTTACCAGCACTTCTCTTTAAGTTAACGTTTGCACAAACGCCACCACCAAAAAGAATAAGGATTGCAGTACCTAAAAATTCTGCTAAATAAGCATTCATATACATTCCTCCCAAAAAACAGGGAGACCCCTACGTCAAATATATTACTTGTAGAAATCTCCTCGTCTCTCTTCTAATATTAACTTTTTAACTTGTTATAAGTTTACTATTACGTTGTAAGCGTTGTCAACAATTTTGTAAAAAAATTGTCATATTTGATTAAAGTTTTTATTGATATAGTGTGCATTTATT
Encoded proteins:
- the hflX gene encoding GTPase HflX — its product is MTQHATYKTKNKRETAVLIGVHAQTDRQFNFESTMEELDALSQTCQLNVKGQITQNREQFDHKYYVGKGKIDEIKSFIEFHDIDVVVTNDELTTAQSKTLNDNLGIKIIDRTQLILEIFALRARSREGKLQVELAQLDYLLPRLHGHGKSLSRLGGGIGTRGPGETKLEMDRRHIRTRMNEIKHQLKTVVDHRERYRNKREQNQVFQIALVGYTNAGKSSWFNVLANEETYEKNILFATLDPKTRQIQVNEGFNLIISDTVGFIQKLPTTLVAAFKSTLEEAKGADVLMHVVDASHSEYRTQIDTVNQIINDLDMDHIPQVVIFNKKDLCNEQMDVPVSKSAHVFVSSRDENDKQKVKNLVIQEIKNSLSPYEEIVDSADADRLYFLKQHTLVTELIFDETQASYRIKGFKKL
- a CDS encoding glutathione peroxidase produces the protein MESIYDFVVQKNNGESYKLEQYKGDVMLIVNTASECGFTPQFEGLQKLYDEYKDQGFIILGFPCNQFGGQEPGSGEEAAQNCKINYGVTFPIHEKVDVKGDNQHPLFHFLTNAAKGMINEKIKWNFTKFLIDREGNVIKRFSPQKKPEQIKTEIEKLL
- the hfq gene encoding RNA chaperone Hfq, whose amino-acid sequence is MIANENIQDQALENFKSEKTEVTIFFLNGFQMKGVVENYDKYVVSLNSQGKQHLIYKHAISTFTVDNESSEATEVNSEE
- the miaA gene encoding tRNA (adenosine(37)-N6)-dimethylallyltransferase MiaA, whose amino-acid sequence is MTEMTKPFLIVIVGPTASGKTELSIEVAKKFNGEIISGDSMQVYQGMDIGTAKVTTEEMEGIPHYMIDILPPDASFSAYEFKKRAEKYIKDITRRGKVPIIAGGTGLYIQSLLYNYAFEDESISEDKMKQVKLKLKELEHLNNNKLHEYLASFDKESAKDIHPNNRKRVLRAIEYYLKTKKLLSSRKKVQQFTENYDTLLIGIEMSRETLYLRINKRVDIMLGHGLFNEVQHLVEQGFEASQSMQAIGYKELVPVIKGNISMENAVEKLKQHSRQYAKRQLTWFKNKMNVHWLNKERMSLQMMLDEITTQINKRSSNHDCKRKHPRPSTREL
- a CDS encoding alpha/beta hydrolase, producing the protein MSQSHFKITVEDGTMLEVKIDKAKKSTIGIVHLFHGMAEHMDRYQELVEALNTQGYDVVRHNHRGHGKEIDENERGHFNSMNQIVDDAYEIIETLYLEELNVPYIIIGHSMGSIIARSFVEKYPDIAQGLILTGTGMFPKWKGVPIRLAMKLVTFIFGKRRRLKWVNQLLNKTFNKKITQPRTDSDWISTRQDEVDKFVEDEFCGFKVSNQLIYQTLKTMMKTVERQQLKRMDKELPILFISGKDDPFGEYGKGIKHLARLYKRAGIKHITVQLYKHKRHEILFEEDYLKTWQHMFEWMEKQILKKQK
- a CDS encoding glycerol-3-phosphate dehydrogenase/oxidase encodes the protein MSLSTLKRDHIKKNLRDTEYDVVIVGGGITGAGIALDASNRGMKVALVEMQDFAQGTSSRSTKLVHGGLRYLKQLQVGVVAETGKERAIVYENGPHVTTPEWMLLPMHKGGTFGKFSTSIGLAMYDRLAGVKKSERKKMLSKQETLNKEPLVKRDGLKGGGYYVEYRTDDARLTIEVMKKAAENGAEIINYTKSEHFTYDSNKKVNGIEVLDMIDGETYAIKAKKVINASGPWVDEVRSGDYARNNKQLRLTKGVHVVIDQSKFPLGQAVYFDTEKDGRMIFAIPREGKAYVGTTDTFYDNEKATPLTTQEDRDYLINAINYMFPTVNVKDEDIESTWAGIRPLILEKGKDPSEISRKDEVWEGESGLLTIAGGKLTGYRHMALEIVDLLAKRLKQEYGLKFESCATKNLKISGGDVGGSKNFEHFVEQKVDAAKGFGIDEDVARRLASKYGSNVDQLFNIAQTAPYHDSKLPLEIYVELVYSIQQEMVYKPTDFLVRRSGKLYFNIQDVLDYKNAVIDVMADMLNYSETQKEAYTEEVEVAIDEARTGNDQPATKA
- the glpK gene encoding glycerol kinase GlpK, which codes for MEKYILSIDQGTTSSRAILFNKEGEIKGVSQREFKQHFPHPGWVEHDANEIWTSVLSVMAELLNENNINANQIEGIGITNQRETTVVWDKNTGRPIYHAIVWQSRQTQDICTNLKEQGYEETFREKTGLLLDPYFAGTKVKWILDHVEGAREKAENGDLLFGTIDSWLVWKLSGRTAHITDYTNASRTLMFNIYDLKWDDELLELLNIPKQMLPEVKESSEIYGKTIDYHFFGQEVPIAGIAGDQQAALFGQACFDRGDVKNTYGTGGFMLMNTGEEAVKSESGLLTTIAYGLDGKVNYALEGSIFVSGSAIQWLRDGLRMINSAPQTENYASRVESTEGVYMVPAFVGLGTPYWDSEARGAIFGLSRGTEKEHFIRATLESLCYQTRDVMEAMSKDSGIEVQNLRVDGGAVKNNFIMQFQADIVNSSVERPEIQETTALGAAYLAGLAVGFWDDKEDIRERWKLQTEFKPEMDADQRHKLYSGWKKAVKATQVFKLED
- a CDS encoding MIP/aquaporin family protein, which gives rise to MNAYLAEFLGTAILILFGGGVCANVNLKRSAGNGADWIVIAFGWGLAVTMGVYAVGTFSGAHLNPAVTVALAMDGGFSWAQVPGYIVCQMLGGIVGGVFVWLMYLPHWKVTEDPAVKLGVFSTAPAIKNYFANFLSEIIGTMALTLGILFIGVNKIADGLNPIIVGSLIIAIGLSLGGTTGYAINPARDLAPRIAHAILPIHGKGKSNWSYAIVPVLGPMAGGMLGAIVYEVFYKQTFNFSCFIGLIVLIFTLILGVILNKISQNKNNDIESIY